Proteins from a single region of Streptomyces sp. Tu 3180:
- a CDS encoding methyltransferase: MASHEVAEKHLHEGIEASGPAPDLAAAAALLEMGDRLGVLDRLGSDRVLDTRETAAAADLPEPALTRYLDALESAGLVVRESTGHYRGCPDFETVRHQAGYISWTMNANRPFIEHAREFFTDWERAARTYVRDYREVAVSSQWMGSHAFYPAALATIVDAKPRKVVDLGAGTCRLLIETLSAVPGSTGIGLDFAADACRAAEHAVAQAGLADRLEVLERTIQSVADDPGFLAEADVIHAGFVFHDMLPDEEDVCDAVLANCRDQLADGGFLAVTDAVPYLRDPRERRFSAAVSYYHGEFMRRRLLSEEEWLGKLRGAGFSDARAVTLAFPTGRLFIAHR; this comes from the coding sequence ATGGCATCCCACGAAGTCGCCGAGAAGCACCTGCACGAGGGCATCGAGGCGAGCGGGCCCGCCCCCGACCTCGCCGCCGCCGCGGCCCTGCTGGAGATGGGCGACCGGCTCGGCGTCCTGGACCGTCTCGGCAGCGACCGCGTCCTCGACACACGGGAGACGGCCGCCGCCGCGGACCTGCCCGAACCCGCCCTCACCCGCTACCTGGACGCCCTGGAGTCGGCCGGCCTCGTCGTCCGGGAGAGCACCGGTCACTACCGCGGCTGCCCCGACTTCGAGACGGTACGGCACCAGGCCGGCTACATCTCCTGGACGATGAACGCCAACCGGCCCTTCATCGAACACGCCCGGGAGTTCTTCACCGACTGGGAGCGGGCCGCCCGCACGTACGTGCGCGACTACCGGGAGGTCGCCGTGAGCTCCCAGTGGATGGGGTCGCACGCCTTCTACCCGGCCGCGCTCGCCACCATCGTCGACGCCAAGCCCCGCAAGGTGGTCGACCTCGGTGCGGGCACCTGCCGACTGCTCATCGAGACGCTGTCGGCCGTGCCCGGCTCCACGGGGATCGGGCTGGACTTCGCCGCCGACGCCTGCCGGGCCGCCGAGCACGCCGTCGCGCAGGCCGGTCTCGCCGACCGGCTCGAGGTGCTGGAGCGCACCATCCAGTCCGTGGCCGACGACCCCGGCTTCCTGGCCGAGGCCGACGTCATCCACGCGGGCTTCGTCTTCCACGACATGCTGCCCGACGAGGAGGACGTGTGCGACGCGGTGCTCGCCAACTGCCGCGACCAGCTCGCCGACGGCGGGTTCCTCGCCGTCACCGACGCCGTGCCGTACCTGCGTGACCCGCGGGAGCGCCGGTTCAGCGCAGCGGTGTCGTACTACCACGGGGAGTTCATGCGGCGCAGGCTGCTGAGCGAGGAGGAGTGGCTGGGCAAGCTGCGCGGCGCCGGCTTCTCCGACGCCCGCGCGGTCACCCTGGCCTTCCCCACCGGCCGCCTGTTCATCGCGCACCGGTGA